One stretch of Paenibacillus sp. AN1007 DNA includes these proteins:
- a CDS encoding amino acid adenylation domain-containing protein, translated as MDIKKENIENIVALSPVQEGILYHSMNEKNSMTYFEQICISLMGTVNIDLFKQAWHKVIEANEALRSLFRWSGLRKPVQIILKENPLELHINLIESENQLRTEELLEGIRSVDRQKGFDLQEKVPFRVYLTQVSQNHFEMMISNHHILLDGWSTGIILKEFTEIYERLKSDEPAVIHKKRRMIDYIKYVHNLNLDQERRYWLSKLNNLEHAQIKSFIATGTLNTVDAKQHIHELSSLQTETLRNAAKKYEMTIAGLIYAAWSTVLHIYSCRRDILFGTTFSGRNVPIEGITEMVGLFIRTLPFRVQLDESKSVQHLLQQVQQSLLECENHSFYPLGQIMQDIGENNPDHGLDTLLVVQNYPLIQMDGQEKSSSDFTIDSHTVHEHAHYPISVGVQTFENIKITISYRTSDYNEDFITGLLQDFVFFLNHMGDKQKRTVNELLNLHQNELKQRESLTMSLQCQEKFFVENDTGQELTYAQWFEEQVRKNPDQLAVVFREEEWTYKDINHRANRLSQLLIENKAGPEVPIGVFLYRSVDLIITVLAILKSGAAFVPMDADLPLTRINDIWEDTRSPLVIVDHHTQAMLNEQEWECKFIHLSELDQVQRECEDVNIRQIGHSLAYILYTSGTSGKPKGVMIENRNLVHFIRSFDRKLGWTRDKIMLSLSTFSFDIFIVETLLPLVVGMKVVMADALEQKDPILLSKLIERHEISIIQMTPTRLKTLLSSPANTKRLQSVTDVLVGGEALPEQLALLVKNSLGAEMYNLYGPTETTVWSTVYRYNETTGVSIGKEINNVKIQIMDDTGRLKPRGVPGELWISGDGVGRGYWNSSHLTADRFVSDPDGTGKTMYRTGDLGRWDAHGHLEFLGRMDRQVKIRGYRIELAEVESHLLLAPDVAAAAVIVSQEEEKIPYLCAYLVGEITLSPQRIKAFLLSRLPDYMVPSFFIQVEQLPQNHNGKLDIKSLPIPAWNDELNNISDDVFVPQSELEHVLMHVWNDTFSLQGTPHSNVHFIDLGGHSLQAMYLVIGIQKELGISATVQDVFRYPTLGQLAAFLTGGQGKETLPSLMPAPQSKDYPLSSAQLGIYLSSKWEENNTAYNLPFEIRIKGNTCVQKIESALRQLIQKHEALRTSIRVEGTEIRQIVHEEVSFRLEFNCINITELNQYKNEFIRPFDLSQAPLFRARLLGLDENNYVLLGDLHHCIADHFSMQLLMSDFNKLYQQIDVPKFTLQYKDYAVWEKEFEKTEAYAQAEKHWMTVINEAPIPRALPSDGKRSSNEFSVSRLECSFSTKLAQGVITLADKHKTSTFSVLLAAHFIMMIKYTGQEDITVGVPLSGRWHPDLEKISGMFVNTMPIRHTLTSNASFSNLVGEVKKSILLALQNQYFPLSRLVQNIRNIGGKSSELFQTVFTFLPMDKTWELPEMSMSLNPLHHTQSKFDLTVTILEEDRMPVQIKIDYAHSLFESESAKKWVERYMHVLDQVTSQPDRMIQDIHIIETYAAKFEPKEETDFQF; from the coding sequence CGTTCAGATCATTTTAAAGGAAAACCCACTTGAACTGCACATTAACCTTATAGAATCAGAGAATCAATTGAGAACAGAAGAGCTATTGGAAGGAATACGGAGTGTTGATCGCCAAAAGGGGTTCGACTTACAGGAGAAAGTACCATTTAGGGTATATCTTACTCAAGTAAGTCAAAATCATTTTGAGATGATGATCAGTAACCACCACATATTATTAGACGGGTGGAGCACAGGTATTATTCTCAAGGAATTCACCGAAATATATGAAAGATTGAAGTCGGATGAACCAGCTGTTATCCATAAAAAAAGAAGGATGATAGATTATATCAAATACGTACATAACTTAAATCTAGATCAGGAGAGGAGGTATTGGCTTTCTAAGCTCAATAACCTTGAACATGCTCAGATCAAATCTTTTATCGCAACTGGAACTCTAAACACAGTAGACGCAAAGCAGCATATCCACGAGTTGTCCTCACTACAAACGGAAACCTTGCGTAATGCTGCTAAGAAATATGAGATGACAATTGCTGGATTAATCTATGCTGCTTGGTCAACTGTGCTGCATATCTATAGCTGCCGGAGAGATATCCTTTTTGGTACTACATTTTCAGGTCGAAATGTCCCTATAGAAGGGATAACTGAAATGGTAGGGCTTTTTATCCGAACGCTTCCTTTTCGCGTACAGCTGGACGAGAGTAAATCAGTTCAGCATCTGCTTCAGCAGGTCCAACAATCTTTACTAGAATGTGAAAATCATAGTTTCTATCCACTCGGACAAATAATGCAAGATATCGGTGAGAATAACCCGGATCATGGATTGGATACTTTATTAGTCGTGCAAAATTATCCGCTTATTCAAATGGATGGGCAGGAAAAATCATCTAGTGATTTCACTATTGATTCTCATACCGTCCACGAACATGCGCATTATCCGATATCTGTTGGAGTCCAGACATTTGAAAACATTAAGATCACGATTTCTTACCGCACCAGTGATTACAACGAAGATTTTATTACAGGGCTACTACAAGATTTCGTATTCTTTTTAAATCACATGGGTGATAAACAGAAGAGGACGGTTAATGAACTGCTTAATTTACATCAGAATGAACTAAAACAGCGGGAAAGTTTAACGATGTCACTTCAGTGCCAAGAGAAATTTTTCGTAGAAAACGATACTGGACAGGAGTTGACCTATGCTCAGTGGTTTGAAGAGCAGGTAAGAAAAAATCCTGATCAGTTGGCGGTTGTGTTCAGAGAAGAAGAGTGGACGTATAAAGACATCAATCATCGTGCCAATCGCTTATCACAGCTGCTAATTGAAAACAAGGCCGGGCCCGAAGTTCCGATTGGTGTATTCCTGTACAGATCGGTTGACCTAATCATCACCGTACTTGCCATTCTAAAATCAGGTGCAGCCTTCGTACCAATGGACGCTGACTTGCCTTTAACAAGAATTAATGACATCTGGGAGGATACTCGCTCACCGCTTGTTATTGTGGATCACCACACGCAAGCTATGCTTAATGAACAGGAGTGGGAATGCAAATTCATTCATCTTTCAGAATTAGATCAAGTGCAGCGGGAATGCGAAGACGTGAATATTAGACAAATCGGACATTCTCTAGCTTATATTTTGTATACCTCAGGGACATCCGGTAAACCAAAAGGCGTCATGATCGAAAATCGGAATCTTGTACACTTTATTCGCTCATTTGACCGTAAGCTTGGTTGGACTCGAGACAAAATAATGCTGTCATTATCCACGTTCTCCTTTGATATTTTTATTGTCGAGACCTTGCTTCCTCTGGTTGTTGGTATGAAAGTGGTTATGGCAGATGCCCTGGAGCAAAAAGACCCCATTCTTTTAAGTAAGTTGATAGAACGACATGAAATCAGCATTATACAAATGACGCCAACGAGGCTGAAAACATTGCTCAGTTCCCCTGCAAATACGAAACGCCTGCAGAGCGTAACGGATGTTTTAGTTGGTGGAGAGGCTTTACCCGAACAACTGGCCCTCTTGGTAAAAAACAGTCTCGGTGCTGAAATGTATAACCTCTACGGACCAACAGAGACTACCGTCTGGTCTACTGTATATCGATATAACGAGACTACTGGAGTTAGCATCGGCAAGGAAATCAACAATGTCAAAATTCAAATTATGGACGATACCGGCCGTCTGAAACCTCGTGGGGTTCCAGGAGAATTGTGGATTAGTGGAGATGGAGTTGGTCGTGGCTATTGGAACAGTTCTCATTTGACTGCCGATCGGTTTGTTTCTGATCCGGATGGAACAGGCAAAACAATGTACCGAACTGGAGATCTTGGGCGCTGGGATGCACATGGACACCTAGAGTTCCTCGGACGTATGGATCGTCAAGTGAAAATTAGAGGATATCGGATTGAATTAGCAGAGGTTGAATCCCACTTACTGTTAGCTCCAGATGTTGCTGCAGCCGCGGTCATCGTTAGCCAAGAGGAGGAAAAAATCCCGTATTTATGCGCGTACTTAGTCGGAGAAATTACACTTTCCCCTCAACGAATCAAAGCATTTCTATTATCCAGACTGCCAGATTATATGGTTCCTAGCTTTTTTATACAAGTGGAGCAGCTTCCTCAGAACCATAATGGAAAGCTGGATATCAAATCGTTACCTATACCTGCATGGAATGATGAATTAAATAATATATCAGATGATGTCTTTGTGCCCCAAAGCGAATTGGAGCATGTTCTCATGCACGTATGGAATGATACTTTTTCATTGCAAGGAACCCCTCATTCCAATGTTCATTTTATAGATCTCGGCGGCCACTCGCTGCAAGCAATGTATTTGGTAATTGGCATTCAAAAAGAGCTGGGGATCTCAGCGACAGTTCAGGATGTTTTTCGCTATCCGACACTTGGTCAGTTAGCAGCGTTTTTGACCGGTGGGCAAGGTAAGGAGACGCTTCCTTCTCTTATGCCTGCACCACAATCTAAAGACTATCCGTTGTCTTCAGCTCAATTGGGCATTTATTTGAGCAGCAAATGGGAAGAAAACAATACAGCATATAATTTACCATTCGAAATCAGGATTAAAGGCAATACATGTGTTCAAAAAATCGAATCTGCGTTAAGACAATTAATTCAAAAACACGAGGCATTACGCACAAGTATACGTGTTGAAGGAACTGAAATCAGACAGATTGTTCATGAAGAAGTATCATTCCGTCTCGAATTTAATTGTATAAACATTACAGAGCTAAACCAGTACAAGAATGAATTTATTCGTCCCTTCGATCTAAGTCAAGCACCATTATTTAGAGCAAGATTACTCGGCCTTGATGAGAATAATTATGTACTGCTAGGCGATCTTCATCATTGCATTGCGGATCATTTCTCCATGCAATTACTTATGTCGGACTTTAACAAGCTGTATCAGCAAATCGATGTTCCTAAATTCACTTTACAATATAAGGATTATGCAGTTTGGGAAAAAGAATTTGAAAAAACAGAAGCATACGCTCAAGCAGAGAAGCACTGGATGACCGTGATTAACGAAGCCCCTATTCCTAGGGCACTCCCTTCCGATGGTAAAAGATCTTCTAACGAATTCAGCGTTAGCAGACTTGAATGCTCTTTCTCAACGAAGCTTGCCCAAGGTGTAATCACACTTGCAGACAAACATAAAACATCTACATTCAGCGTCTTGTTGGCTGCGCATTTTATTATGATGATCAAGTACACGGGCCAAGAGGACATCACCGTAGGTGTGCCTTTGTCGGGGAGATGGCATCCAGATTTAGAAAAAATAAGTGGGATGTTTGTTAATACAATGCCGATTCGACATACGTTAACTTCGAATGCTTCATTCTCTAATTTAGTTGGAGAGGTGAAAAAATCGATTTTACTAGCACTGCAAAATCAATACTTTCCTTTGAGTCGTCTAGTACAGAATATAAGAAATATTGGTGGGAAATCGTCGGAGCTGTTTCAAACTGTTTTTACATTTCTTCCGATGGACAAAACGTGGGAACTTCCTGAGATGAGTATGAGCCTGAACCCGCTTCATCATACACAAAGCAAATTCGACTTAACCGTTACAATATTGGAAGAAGATCGAATGCCTGTTCAAATAAAGATTGATTATGCACACTCTTTATTTGAATCGGAAAGTGCAAAAAAATGGGTGGAACGATATATGCATGTACTGGATCAAGTGACGAGTCAGCCGGATAGGATGATCCAAGATATCCACATCATTGAAACCTATGCTGCAAAATTCGAACCAAAAGAAGAAACGGACTTCCAATTCTAA